Proteins encoded together in one Argiope bruennichi chromosome 1, qqArgBrue1.1, whole genome shotgun sequence window:
- the LOC129963121 gene encoding somatostatin receptor type 2-like, giving the protein MAEEDFSNFSYFCNTPGDLANFSDFNFTDCNFTWADMRPPYIVVEFAKILYGIVFLVGLCGNSLVIYVVLRFSKMQTVTNMYIFNLALADEMFLTGLPFLIATMTFNYWPFGRLMCKVYMTTTSINQFTSSLLLTVMSADRYVAVCHPISSPRYRTPFIAKFICLTAWTVSALLMVPIYIYANILENGSTMSCNIYWPESAFMNGQKAFTLYSFTLGFAIPLVLILLFYFLVICKLRTVGPKNRSKEKKRSHRKVTYLVLTVITVYVICWLPYWITQVYITLLPPMKRQSHLGLTIILLAGCLSYANSAMNPILYAFLSDNFKKSFAKAFTCAARMEVNAQLNAENSVFPPKHTRSGSSKAQLNREQKPRNELEPSTAITLTSRSNIAVSSDKEISVRNGFNKQQVESEPTQV; this is encoded by the coding sequence atGGCAGAAGAAGACTTCAGTAACTTCTCATATTTCTGCAACACTCCAGGAGATTTAGCCAATTTCAGCGATTTCAATTTCACCGACTGTAATTTCACATGGGCGGACATGCGACCACCCTATATCGTAGTCGAATTTGCGAAGATACTATACGGCATAGTATTTCTGGTCGGCTTGTGCGGAAATTCTCTGGTCATCTATGTCGTTCTGCGCTTCTCTAAAATGCAGACAGtgacaaatatgtatatattcaacCTGGCCCTGGCAGATGAGATGTTTTTGACCGGTCTTCCCTTTTTGATAGCGACAATGACGTTCAACTACTGGCCGTTCGGTAGGCTCATGTGCAAGGTGTACATGACGACAACTTCCATTAATCAGTTCACAAGCAGTTTGCTTCTGACTGTGATGAGCGCCGATCGGTACGTAGCAGTTTGTCATCCGATATCTTCTCCACGGTACCGCACTCCCTTTATCGCAAAGTTTATCTGTCTGACGGCATGGACTGTCTCTGCACTCCTTATGGTCCCCATCTACATATACGCTAACATCCTTGAGAATGGATCTACTATGTCTTGCAACATCTACTGGCCGGAGAGCGCCTTTATGAATGGGCAGAAGGCATTCACCCTGTATTCGTTCACCTTGGGGTTTGCCATTCCTCTGGTCCTGATTCTGCTCTTCTATTTTTTGGTCATCTGTAAACTCCGTACAGTTGGACCAAAGAATCGCTCGAAGGAAAAGAAACGTTCTCATCGTAAGGTAACGTATCTAGTGCTGACCGTCATCACCGTTTATGTTATCTGCTGGTTGCCGTACTGGATAACTCAGGTCTACATTACTCTTCTGCCACCAATGAAGCGACAAAGTCATCTGGGTTTAACCATTATTCTGCTAGCTGGTTGTCTGTCCTACGCTAACTCGGCCATGAATCCTATTCTGTACGCCTTTTTGAGTGATAACTTCAAGAAGAGTTTTGCCAAAGCATTCACTTGCGCTGCTCGCATGGAAGTAAATGCTCAGCTCAACGCGGAGAACAGCGTCTTTCCACCAAAGCACACTCGCAGTGGTTCATCCAAAGCTCAACTGAATAGAGAGCAGAAGCCAAGAAATGAGCTGGAGCCTTCCACCGCTATTACTTTAACATCCAGATCAAATATTGCAGTATCCAGTGATAAAGAAATTTCCGTGCGCAATGGTTTTAACAAGCAACAGGTCGAAAGCGAGCCAACTCAAGTGTAA